A genomic region of Streptococcus suis contains the following coding sequences:
- a CDS encoding LLM class flavin-dependent oxidoreductase, whose protein sequence is MVELGISTFGETTPLEKTGETYSHDERIRQLVKEIELADAVGLDVYGIGEHHREDFAVSAPEIVLAAGAVNTKHIKLTSAVSILSSMDPVRIYQQYTTIDALSNGRAEIMAGRGSFTESFPLFGYDLHDYEELFDEKLDMLLEIDKETNLKWDGHFTQSVDNKPVYPRPVQEDFPIWVATGGNVESTIKIAKKGLSIVYAVIGAGAHRFKPLVDAYRKVARNSGHDPKKTKVAAHSWGWIADDHDKAVEEYYHPTKVITDNIAKDRPHWSEMTKAQYLYSLTDEGATIVGDPKRVAEKIIKTIETLDLDRFFLHLPIGSMPHEDVLRAIELYGTEVAPIVREYFAKKEENQSQD, encoded by the coding sequence ATGGTAGAATTAGGTATTTCAACATTTGGCGAAACAACTCCACTAGAAAAAACAGGGGAAACTTACAGCCACGACGAGCGGATCCGTCAGCTAGTCAAAGAAATCGAACTAGCAGATGCGGTGGGGCTTGATGTTTATGGGATTGGGGAGCATCACCGAGAAGATTTTGCGGTTTCTGCACCTGAGATTGTGCTGGCAGCTGGTGCCGTCAATACCAAGCATATCAAGCTAACATCAGCAGTTTCAATCCTTTCCTCCATGGACCCTGTAAGGATCTATCAGCAGTACACAACCATTGATGCTTTGTCAAATGGCAGAGCGGAAATCATGGCGGGTCGTGGTTCCTTTACGGAATCATTCCCTTTGTTTGGCTATGATCTCCATGACTATGAAGAACTCTTCGATGAAAAGCTAGATATGCTTCTGGAAATTGACAAGGAAACCAATCTCAAGTGGGATGGGCATTTTACCCAGTCGGTCGATAATAAGCCAGTCTATCCACGTCCTGTTCAGGAAGATTTTCCCATTTGGGTGGCAACTGGGGGTAATGTAGAATCCACCATCAAGATTGCTAAGAAAGGCCTGTCTATTGTGTATGCAGTCATTGGTGCAGGTGCCCATCGCTTTAAACCTTTAGTCGATGCTTATCGCAAGGTTGCCCGCAACTCAGGTCATGATCCAAAGAAGACGAAAGTTGCAGCTCATTCTTGGGGTTGGATTGCAGACGACCATGACAAGGCTGTGGAAGAATACTATCATCCAACCAAAGTAATTACGGACAATATTGCCAAAGACCGCCCACATTGGAGCGAGATGACCAAGGCGCAATATCTCTACTCCCTGACTGACGAAGGGGCAACCATCGTCGGAGATCCAAAACGAGTCGCTGAAAAAATTATTAAGACAATTGAAACACTTGACTTGGACCGTTTCTTCCTCCATCTCCCAATCGGCTCTATGCCACATGAAGATGTCCTCCGTGCTATCGAACTCTACGGAACAGAAGTCGCGCCAATTGTCCGAGAATATTTTGCAAAAAAAGAAGAGAATCAGTCCCAAGACTGA
- a CDS encoding ABC transporter permease, with the protein MENWKFALKSIMAHKMRSLLTMLGIIIGVAAVVIIVAMGTGMSKSIEKSLAGDQNNVQVYFTAFSSSSTAFGPFGTVSTEEPILEEEPDLTDSTLKGLLEIDGVSSYYSSISNMAEVSSGNKKAENVTITGVSQNYFAVKEYEILAGRQFTANDYSRFSRMIMLDTALAEKLFGSIEDSLNQTISVNSNAYLVIGVYKDPKAGTAIYGMNSGGNAVMTNTQLAAETGMKENSQIYVHVEDVTRATEVGQAAADYLTKATGLKEARYEIYDMSAMLEEFKSQMSGVTLFIGAVAGISLLVGGIGVMNIMLVSVTERTREIGLRKALGATRGNILMQFLIEAMVLTTLGGAIGLAIAQTIVFLLNVSKAMGERITAEVSIPVVLGSLAFSAVVGIVFGVLPANKASKLDPIEALRYE; encoded by the coding sequence ATGGAAAATTGGAAATTCGCCCTCAAATCTATTATGGCTCATAAAATGAGGTCTCTTCTTACGATGTTAGGTATCATAATCGGTGTGGCTGCAGTTGTCATTATTGTTGCCATGGGTACAGGGATGTCCAAGAGCATAGAAAAGTCTCTAGCTGGCGATCAAAATAATGTTCAAGTTTACTTTACTGCCTTCTCCAGCTCAAGCACAGCCTTCGGTCCATTTGGAACAGTATCGACGGAAGAGCCAATCTTAGAAGAAGAGCCAGATTTGACGGATTCTACTTTAAAAGGATTGCTAGAGATTGATGGTGTATCGAGCTATTATTCCAGTATCAGTAACATGGCTGAAGTCAGTTCAGGCAATAAAAAAGCAGAGAATGTCACCATTACTGGTGTCAGTCAGAATTACTTTGCTGTGAAAGAATATGAAATTTTAGCTGGTCGTCAATTTACAGCTAACGATTATAGTCGTTTTTCACGTATGATTATGCTAGATACGGCACTAGCTGAGAAGTTGTTTGGTTCTATAGAGGACTCTCTCAATCAGACGATTAGTGTCAATAGCAATGCTTATCTCGTAATAGGAGTTTACAAAGATCCAAAAGCAGGGACAGCTATTTATGGAATGAATTCAGGCGGAAATGCCGTCATGACTAATACGCAGCTGGCTGCTGAAACAGGTATGAAAGAGAATTCTCAAATCTATGTCCATGTTGAAGATGTTACTCGGGCAACAGAAGTTGGTCAGGCCGCTGCAGATTACTTGACTAAAGCGACTGGATTGAAAGAAGCGAGATATGAGATTTATGATATGTCAGCCATGTTGGAGGAGTTTAAATCTCAAATGTCTGGTGTTACCTTGTTTATCGGTGCTGTCGCAGGTATCTCCTTGCTAGTTGGTGGTATCGGTGTCATGAATATCATGCTGGTATCAGTAACCGAGCGGACTCGTGAAATCGGCCTTCGAAAAGCGCTTGGAGCAACCCGAGGCAATATCTTGATGCAATTCTTGATAGAAGCCATGGTCTTGACCACTCTTGGTGGAGCAATCGGTCTCGCAATCGCCCAAACAATAGTCTTCTTGCTCAATGTGAGCAAGGCGATGGGAGAAAGAATAACTGCTGAAGTTTCAATTCCAGTTGTTCTGGGAAGTCTGGCTTTCTCAGCGGTAGTTGGTATTGTATTTGGTGTACTACCTGCTAACAAAGCATCTAAGCTTGATCCAATTGAAGCTTTGCGCTATGAATAA
- a CDS encoding ABC transporter ATP-binding protein, whose amino-acid sequence MKNQLIRLTNINKSYKNGDQELRVLKDIDLEVEEGEFLAIMGPSGSGKSTLMNIIGLLDRSSSGNYWLEGEEVSQLSEKKLAQVRNDQIGFVFQQFFLLSKLNALQNVELPLIYAGVPSSKRKELAQQYLEKVELAERMMHLPSELSGGQKQRVAIARALVNTPAIILADEPTGALDTKTGEQIMQLLTELNNEGKTIIMVTHEPEIAAYAKRKIVLRDGVITEDSRREGV is encoded by the coding sequence ATGAAGAACCAGCTTATTAGATTAACGAATATCAATAAATCCTACAAAAATGGTGATCAAGAGCTCCGAGTTCTAAAGGATATTGATTTAGAGGTGGAAGAGGGAGAATTTCTTGCTATTATGGGACCTTCTGGTTCAGGTAAATCAACCCTTATGAACATCATCGGGCTTTTAGATCGTTCCAGTTCAGGAAACTATTGGTTAGAAGGTGAAGAGGTCAGTCAACTTTCTGAGAAAAAATTAGCTCAGGTTCGGAATGACCAAATCGGTTTCGTTTTCCAACAATTTTTCCTATTATCGAAACTCAATGCCCTTCAAAATGTAGAATTACCCTTGATTTATGCTGGAGTTCCATCAAGCAAACGTAAGGAACTAGCTCAACAATATCTTGAAAAAGTTGAGTTGGCAGAGCGGATGATGCATTTACCATCGGAATTGTCTGGTGGTCAAAAACAACGGGTGGCTATTGCGCGTGCACTAGTCAATACTCCGGCTATTATTTTAGCGGATGAACCTACAGGTGCCCTAGATACCAAGACAGGCGAGCAGATTATGCAACTTCTGACGGAGTTGAATAATGAAGGAAAGACCATTATCATGGTTACACATGAGCCTGAGATTGCTGCTTACGCAAAACGAAAAATCGTCCTACGTGATGGAGTGATTACCGAAGATAGTCGAAGGGAGGGAGTTTAG
- a CDS encoding efflux RND transporter periplasmic adaptor subunit, whose amino-acid sequence MLKTKKAKIALFGGLGVVAVALVGGALIFSNMLTSSPSSEEVAMSMTYTVAKEGSIASSTLLTGTITAADEQYVYYDPSKGDLSEVLVAPGTQVEVGTPLIRYDATELQSALDTAVRGRDKIGRQIEDLRTNGQTVQTTGDAETDAAATATAQRSVDMQLADLNDSYADAQAAVDKAYAALTEATVTSTVAGTVVEVNKAVSKNSTSSQTVVHIVNQGSLQVTGSLTEYDLANIAVDQEVKLTSKVYPDKTWTGKITYISNYPSSDQAGAAVTTGTGGSGAKYPFKAALTSELGELKQGFSVNIEVVNTSKNILIPVSAVVPEEDKNYVWTLVDGKAKKVEVTLGNADALNQEVTAGVAVGDKVITIPTPDLEDGKEVEANEEPAY is encoded by the coding sequence ATGTTAAAGACAAAGAAAGCGAAAATTGCTTTGTTTGGCGGCCTTGGAGTAGTCGCAGTTGCCCTAGTAGGTGGGGCCTTGATTTTTAGCAATATGCTAACGTCGTCACCATCTTCAGAAGAAGTAGCCATGAGTATGACCTATACTGTTGCTAAAGAGGGCTCGATTGCTTCCTCAACGCTACTTACAGGAACGATTACAGCAGCAGATGAGCAGTATGTTTACTATGATCCTTCTAAGGGAGATTTGAGTGAGGTTCTAGTTGCTCCAGGTACTCAGGTCGAAGTAGGCACCCCTTTGATTCGCTATGATGCTACAGAGTTGCAGTCTGCTTTGGATACTGCTGTTCGTGGTCGTGATAAGATTGGTCGCCAAATTGAAGACTTAAGAACCAATGGTCAAACTGTTCAAACAACTGGTGATGCAGAAACAGATGCTGCCGCAACTGCTACTGCACAACGTTCAGTAGATATGCAGTTGGCAGACTTGAATGATTCATACGCAGATGCTCAAGCTGCGGTCGATAAAGCCTATGCAGCCTTAACTGAAGCGACAGTAACTAGCACCGTTGCTGGTACAGTTGTTGAAGTGAATAAGGCTGTCTCTAAGAACTCTACATCTAGCCAGACAGTTGTACATATTGTAAACCAAGGTAGTTTGCAAGTAACAGGTAGTTTGACAGAATACGATTTGGCTAATATTGCAGTGGATCAAGAGGTCAAGCTGACTAGCAAGGTGTATCCTGATAAGACTTGGACAGGGAAAATTACCTATATTTCAAACTACCCATCTAGTGATCAAGCTGGTGCCGCAGTTACAACAGGAACTGGTGGTTCAGGTGCTAAATATCCATTTAAGGCAGCTCTAACTAGTGAATTAGGTGAGTTGAAGCAAGGATTTTCTGTAAATATTGAGGTTGTCAATACAAGTAAAAACATTTTAATTCCGGTGTCCGCAGTTGTGCCAGAAGAAGATAAAAACTATGTGTGGACCCTGGTTGATGGAAAAGCTAAGAAAGTGGAAGTCACTCTCGGAAACGCAGATGCTTTGAACCAGGAAGTGACTGCTGGCGTAGCAGTAGGTGATAAGGTTATTACCATTCCAACTCCGGATCTCGAAGATGGCAAAGAGGTTGAAGCCAATGAAGAACCAGCTTATTAG
- the gorA gene encoding glutathione-disulfide reductase gives MKVFDIIAIGGGSGGIATMNRAAMYGAKAAVIEGSYLGGTCVNLGCVPKKIMWYGSQVAEAIQHYGPEYGFTSQEVTFDFATLRKNREAYIERSRASYGNTFNNNGVEVIQGFARFVDNQTVEVNGELIRAKHIVIATGAKPAVPAIPGSELGIVSDDVFAWEELPSSVAVIGAGYIAVEMAGLLHGLGVQTDLYVRGNRPLRSFDTYIVDALMEEMQRTNLPLHTGKTPVSLEKTDDGQIQINFADGSNHIAQKVLWAIGRKPNIDKLNLEATSVQLTSSGHISVNEYQETAVPGIYALGDVTGEKELTPVAIKAGRLLAERLFNNKPTAKMDYTTIPTVVFSHPAIGTVGLTEDEAIAQYGQDNVKVYTSAFTSMYTALENNRQMAKFKLVTVGENEKVVGLHGIGYGVDEMIQGFSVAIKMGATKEEFDAVVAIHPTGSEEFVTMR, from the coding sequence ATGAAAGTGTTTGATATTATCGCTATCGGAGGCGGAAGCGGAGGCATTGCTACCATGAACCGAGCCGCTATGTACGGTGCCAAGGCAGCAGTTATTGAGGGAAGCTATCTAGGAGGGACCTGTGTTAACCTTGGCTGTGTACCCAAAAAAATTATGTGGTACGGTTCTCAGGTAGCAGAAGCCATCCAGCATTATGGACCTGAATATGGATTTACTAGCCAAGAAGTGACCTTTGATTTTGCCACCTTGCGTAAAAATCGCGAAGCCTATATTGAGCGTTCACGCGCATCCTACGGTAATACTTTTAACAATAACGGAGTAGAAGTTATCCAGGGTTTCGCACGTTTTGTGGACAATCAAACGGTTGAAGTCAATGGTGAGCTGATTCGTGCAAAACACATTGTCATCGCAACTGGCGCCAAACCGGCAGTCCCTGCTATTCCTGGTAGTGAGCTAGGGATTGTATCTGACGATGTCTTTGCATGGGAAGAATTACCTTCTTCTGTGGCTGTGATTGGTGCTGGTTATATCGCTGTGGAAATGGCCGGTCTCCTACATGGACTCGGTGTCCAAACTGACCTCTATGTTCGTGGCAATCGCCCTCTTCGTAGCTTTGATACCTACATTGTTGATGCCTTGATGGAAGAAATGCAACGTACCAATCTTCCACTCCATACCGGGAAAACTCCTGTCAGTCTTGAAAAAACTGATGATGGACAAATCCAGATTAACTTTGCTGACGGTAGTAACCATATTGCTCAGAAGGTCCTTTGGGCAATTGGACGTAAACCAAATATTGACAAACTCAACCTAGAAGCAACTAGTGTTCAACTTACTTCTTCAGGACATATTTCTGTCAATGAATACCAAGAAACAGCTGTACCAGGTATCTATGCCCTCGGTGATGTGACTGGTGAAAAAGAATTAACACCCGTTGCAATCAAGGCAGGTCGCCTTTTGGCAGAACGTTTATTTAACAATAAACCAACCGCAAAAATGGATTACACAACCATCCCAACTGTCGTCTTTTCTCACCCCGCTATCGGAACAGTTGGTCTAACTGAGGACGAAGCGATTGCCCAATACGGTCAGGACAATGTAAAAGTCTATACTTCAGCCTTTACTTCTATGTACACTGCCCTAGAAAACAACCGCCAAATGGCCAAGTTTAAATTAGTAACCGTAGGAGAAAATGAAAAAGTCGTTGGTCTGCACGGCATTGGCTATGGTGTCGATGAAATGATTCAAGGATTCTCAGTTGCTATCAAAATGGGAGCTACAAAAGAAGAATTTGATGCCGTTGTCGCCATCCATCCGACAGGTTCTGAAGAATTTGTTACTATGCGTTAA
- a CDS encoding cyclase family protein, with protein MTELLDIYRTLKSKTWVDLTHQINEKSPHFPALPALEKKALFTHKDGFFVEQFTVVGQYGTHIDPPIHFVEGARYLDEIDLKDLLLPLYVIDKSAAVIENNDYEITKQDILDFEVEYGPIAPESFVAFRSDWSKRWPSQDAIRNLDEDGVQRTPGWSHEALEYLIEERQVKAVGHETLDTDSGVSAAKHGGSLPEEYYLLSKDIYQLEVLANLDQVPPTGALISIAFPHWEKASGSPVRAIAILP; from the coding sequence ATGACAGAATTACTTGATATTTACCGTACTCTTAAATCTAAAACTTGGGTAGACTTGACTCACCAAATCAATGAAAAGAGCCCGCATTTCCCTGCGCTACCAGCTCTCGAAAAGAAAGCCCTATTTACTCATAAGGATGGCTTCTTTGTCGAACAATTTACGGTTGTGGGGCAGTATGGAACCCATATTGATCCTCCGATTCATTTTGTAGAAGGAGCTCGTTATCTTGATGAGATTGATTTGAAAGATTTACTCCTGCCACTCTACGTTATTGATAAATCAGCTGCTGTTATAGAAAATAATGACTATGAGATAACTAAGCAGGATATTTTAGACTTTGAGGTTGAATATGGCCCGATAGCGCCAGAATCTTTTGTTGCCTTTCGTTCGGATTGGTCAAAGCGCTGGCCCAGTCAAGATGCCATTCGTAATCTAGACGAAGATGGAGTTCAACGTACACCAGGATGGAGTCATGAAGCTCTAGAATATTTGATTGAAGAACGTCAGGTGAAAGCAGTTGGTCATGAAACATTGGATACCGATTCAGGAGTATCTGCAGCCAAACACGGAGGAAGTTTACCAGAAGAATACTATCTCCTATCAAAAGATATTTATCAGTTGGAAGTATTGGCAAACTTGGATCAGGTACCACCAACAGGCGCATTGATTTCAATCGCTTTTCCTCATTGGGAGAAGGCTTCGGGTTCACCAGTGCGAGCAATTGCTATATTACCATAA
- a CDS encoding biotin transporter BioY, translating into MKTTSIKSLVYIAIGTALISTLSQISLSIGPVPFTLQTLAIGLVACLYKPKEAITSVSLYLVLGAIGLPVFSGFSSGFAALTGPTSGFLWGFLLYTIITSALTKSDSSPITIFLACLLGTSICFLLGCFVFKLVSGASWTDTIGWTVLPFILPDLAKITLVMICHRLLQPVIKKEAYFA; encoded by the coding sequence ATGAAAACAACTTCTATCAAATCACTTGTTTATATCGCTATTGGAACAGCCTTAATTTCCACCCTTTCACAAATCAGTCTGTCTATTGGACCTGTACCATTTACATTACAAACCCTGGCTATCGGCTTAGTAGCTTGTCTATACAAACCCAAGGAGGCAATTACAAGTGTCAGCTTATATCTAGTTCTTGGCGCTATCGGTTTACCTGTTTTTTCCGGTTTTTCTAGTGGCTTTGCTGCACTCACAGGACCGACATCTGGCTTTCTATGGGGGTTTCTACTCTACACTATCATCACTTCTGCCCTCACTAAATCAGACTCCTCACCAATTACAATTTTTCTAGCCTGCCTACTTGGAACAAGTATCTGTTTCCTTCTCGGCTGTTTTGTATTTAAGCTAGTTTCAGGTGCCAGTTGGACTGACACTATCGGATGGACTGTTCTGCCTTTCATTCTTCCTGATTTAGCTAAAATTACACTAGTCATGATTTGTCATCGCTTATTGCAACCTGTTATCAAAAAAGAAGCCTATTTTGCTTAG
- a CDS encoding YdbC family protein, with translation MAEFTFEIEEKLLVLSENDKGWTKELNRVSFNGAPAKYDIRTWSPDHTKMGKGITLSNEEFQVLLDAFANK, from the coding sequence ATGGCAGAATTTACATTTGAAATTGAAGAAAAATTATTGGTCTTATCTGAAAATGATAAAGGATGGACCAAGGAGCTTAATCGAGTATCTTTTAATGGCGCACCAGCCAAGTATGACATCCGTACCTGGAGTCCTGACCATACCAAGATGGGGAAAGGGATCACTCTTAGCAATGAGGAATTTCAAGTTTTACTCGATGCGTTTGCTAATAAATAA
- a CDS encoding peptidase U32 family protein, with protein MSKTLKRPEVLSPAGTLEKLKVAIDYGADAVFVGGQAYGLRSRAGNFTMDEMREGIEYAHARGAKVYVAANMVTHEGNEEGAGAWFRELRDMGLDAVIVSDPALIVICATEAPGLEIHLSTQASSTNYETFEFWKELGLTRVVLAREVTMEEVAEIRKRTDVEIEAFVHGAMCISYSGRCVLSNHMSKRDANRGGCSQSCRWKYNLYDLPFGEERRSIKGEIPEEFSMSAVDMCMIDHIPDMIENGVDSLKIEGRMKSVHYVSTVTNCYKAAVDAYLESPEKFEAIKQDLIDEMWKVAQRELATGFYYSPPSENEQLFGARRKIPEYKFIAEVVAFDKETMTATIRQRNVINEGDQVEFYGPGFRHFETTIQDLHDSNGEKIDRANKPMELLTIKLDREIYPGDMIRACKSGLINLYQEDGQSLTIRA; from the coding sequence ATGTCAAAAACATTAAAGCGTCCCGAGGTCTTGTCACCTGCTGGGACTTTGGAGAAATTGAAGGTAGCCATTGATTATGGTGCTGATGCTGTCTTTGTCGGTGGCCAGGCCTACGGTCTGCGTAGCCGTGCAGGGAACTTTACCATGGATGAGATGCGGGAAGGGATCGAATATGCCCATGCCCGTGGTGCCAAGGTCTATGTAGCTGCCAACATGGTCACCCACGAAGGCAATGAAGAAGGAGCGGGAGCCTGGTTCCGTGAACTACGAGACATGGGCTTGGATGCGGTTATCGTTTCCGACCCAGCCCTTATCGTTATCTGTGCAACCGAAGCACCAGGTCTTGAAATCCACCTGTCAACCCAGGCATCATCTACCAACTACGAAACCTTTGAGTTTTGGAAGGAATTGGGCTTGACCCGTGTCGTTTTAGCCCGAGAAGTGACCATGGAAGAGGTGGCTGAAATCCGTAAACGGACAGACGTTGAGATTGAAGCCTTTGTTCACGGAGCCATGTGTATCTCCTACTCAGGTCGCTGCGTCCTCTCCAACCACATGAGCAAACGCGATGCCAATCGCGGTGGTTGCTCCCAGTCTTGCCGCTGGAAGTACAACCTCTACGACCTACCTTTTGGCGAAGAACGCCGTTCGATTAAGGGGGAAATACCAGAGGAGTTCTCCATGTCTGCGGTGGATATGTGTATGATCGACCATATTCCAGACATGATTGAAAATGGGGTCGATAGCCTGAAAATTGAAGGCCGTATGAAATCCGTCCACTACGTATCAACCGTAACAAACTGCTACAAGGCTGCGGTAGATGCTTATCTTGAAAGCCCAGAAAAGTTTGAAGCGATCAAACAAGACCTGATTGATGAGATGTGGAAGGTTGCCCAACGCGAATTGGCAACAGGTTTCTACTACAGCCCACCGAGCGAAAACGAACAGCTCTTCGGTGCCCGCCGTAAAATTCCAGAATACAAATTCATCGCCGAAGTAGTGGCCTTTGACAAGGAAACCATGACTGCAACCATTCGTCAGCGTAATGTTATCAACGAAGGCGACCAAGTAGAGTTTTACGGACCAGGTTTCCGTCATTTTGAAACGACTATTCAGGACTTGCATGATTCAAATGGAGAAAAGATTGACCGTGCCAACAAGCCGATGGAACTCTTAACTATTAAGCTGGACCGTGAAATCTATCCTGGCGACATGATCCGTGCCTGCAAATCAGGCCTCATCAACCTCTACCAAGAAGATGGGCAATCCCTAACTATTCGTGCATAA
- a CDS encoding peptidase U32 family protein: MEKIIITATAESIEQVKELLAAGVDRIYVGEEDHALRIPTNFTYDELREIAELVHSAGKELTVAANALMHQDMMDNIKPFMELMREIKVDYLVVGDTGIFYINKRDGYNFKLIYDTSVFVTSSRQINFWKDHGAVEAVLAREIPSEELFDIAKNLEMPAEILVYGASVIHHSKRTLLQNYYNFTKADETDLSRGRGLFLAEPSDPDSHYSIFEDKHGTHIFINNDIDMMTKLSELDEHGYHNWKLDGIYCPGQNFVEIVKLFVQARDLIEKGEFTYDQAFLLDEQVRKLHPAERGLDTGFYEFDRNKVK, encoded by the coding sequence ATGGAAAAAATTATCATTACAGCAACAGCTGAAAGTATTGAGCAGGTCAAAGAACTGCTTGCAGCAGGAGTTGACCGTATTTATGTTGGGGAAGAGGACCATGCCCTTCGCATCCCAACAAATTTTACCTATGATGAACTCAGGGAAATAGCAGAGCTAGTTCATAGCGCAGGGAAGGAATTGACGGTCGCTGCTAATGCCCTCATGCACCAAGATATGATGGACAATATCAAACCGTTTATGGAGCTAATGAGGGAAATCAAGGTTGATTATCTGGTTGTCGGAGATACTGGAATTTTCTATATCAATAAACGTGATGGCTACAATTTCAAGCTAATCTATGATACATCTGTCTTTGTGACTTCCAGCCGTCAGATTAACTTTTGGAAAGATCATGGAGCAGTAGAGGCTGTTTTGGCAAGAGAGATTCCATCAGAAGAACTCTTTGATATTGCTAAGAACTTGGAAATGCCAGCGGAAATCTTGGTCTACGGCGCCTCTGTTATTCACCATTCTAAACGAACCTTGTTACAGAATTACTACAATTTTACAAAGGCTGATGAGACAGATTTGTCACGTGGACGCGGACTTTTCTTAGCAGAGCCGAGCGACCCAGATAGCCACTATTCTATCTTCGAGGACAAGCATGGTACCCATATCTTTATCAACAATGACATTGATATGATGACCAAGCTGTCAGAATTAGATGAACATGGTTATCATAATTGGAAACTGGATGGCATCTATTGCCCTGGTCAGAACTTTGTTGAAATTGTTAAGCTTTTTGTTCAAGCAAGAGATTTGATTGAAAAAGGCGAATTCACTTATGATCAGGCCTTCCTTTTGGATGAACAGGTGCGCAAGCTCCACCCCGCAGAGCGTGGCTTGGATACAGGCTTCTACGAATTTGATCGTAATAAAGTCAAATAA
- a CDS encoding DUF3270 domain-containing protein — MALRHYQSHEYQYEEYIPKEKKANFQTYQAKNTNKERLKELLFFVNIAFFSLITVIASYVYLSIGIPVFIAIILASATGFLGLRLVQIGLKKKFKPKQVIRKNE, encoded by the coding sequence ATGGCATTAAGACACTATCAGTCCCATGAGTACCAGTACGAAGAGTATATCCCGAAAGAGAAAAAGGCTAATTTTCAAACCTATCAGGCAAAAAATACCAATAAAGAACGTCTAAAGGAATTGTTGTTTTTTGTTAATATCGCATTTTTTAGTTTGATAACAGTCATCGCTAGTTATGTCTATCTATCCATAGGCATTCCTGTTTTTATTGCCATCATATTGGCAAGTGCGACGGGTTTTCTTGGACTACGTTTGGTTCAAATTGGGCTAAAGAAGAAATTTAAACCCAAACAAGTTATAAGAAAAAATGAATAA
- the nmlR gene encoding stress response transcriptional regulator NmlR, protein MNIKEVSQVTGLSADTIRYYERIGLIPKIARKSSGVRDFVENDVAILEFIRCFRSAGMSIERLIEYMGLVQAGDSTVEARIDLLKEEQEELRSRLSEIQQALDRLDYKIENYQTTLRGAENQLFTDGSSSFKKGRG, encoded by the coding sequence ATGAATATCAAAGAAGTTAGTCAAGTGACGGGTCTATCAGCCGATACCATTCGCTACTATGAACGGATAGGACTTATTCCCAAAATTGCAAGAAAATCTTCTGGAGTAAGAGATTTTGTGGAAAATGATGTAGCCATTTTAGAATTTATCCGCTGTTTTAGGAGTGCTGGTATGTCTATTGAGCGCTTGATTGAGTACATGGGCTTGGTGCAGGCTGGAGATAGTACAGTGGAAGCTCGGATCGATTTACTAAAAGAAGAGCAGGAAGAATTGCGGTCACGCTTGTCGGAAATTCAGCAAGCTCTAGATCGTTTAGATTATAAAATAGAGAATTACCAGACTACATTAAGAGGTGCAGAGAATCAATTGTTTACAGACGGCAGTAGTTCATTCAAAAAAGGCAGAGGATAA